The Pelmatolapia mariae isolate MD_Pm_ZW linkage group LG2, Pm_UMD_F_2, whole genome shotgun sequence sequence CTTGAACTACTacttaaattttacatttattttcagggttcccaggcgtgattggctgtatagatggcactcacattccaatcattgctccttcagtaaatgaaggagactatgtgaacaggaagtctttccacagcattaatgtacaggtacatagttccctgtagcatttcaaactaacaaattatttcattatagTAATGGATGCTAATTTGTGTTCTCTGCACTGTGAAGATCATATGTGATGCTGCCAACATTATCACAAATGTGGAAGCCAAGTGGCCAGGCTCTGTTCATGACTCACGAATTTTTCGTGAATGTACACTGAGCACAAAATTTGGACATGGTGAGttgaaaatactttaaaatatataaagaccAATTGCTACAGGGACATTTGAACTGAAGTGTATCCTTCTGTCTTAGGAGAGTTCACTGGCTACTTGCTTGGTGATAGGGGGTATCCATGTTTACCCTATTTGCTTACCCCTTACCCTGACCCTGAACCGGGCCCACAGCAGCGATATAATCTGGCTCATTGCAGGACAAGAGCCAGACTTGAAATGACTATCGGAATGCTTAAGGCCCGGTTCCAGTGCCTTCAAAGACTCAGGGTCACCCCAGAAAGGGCATGTGACATTATTGTGGCATGTGTGATTCTTCACAACATTGCCACAATTAGAGGAGAACACTGTCCTTCTGAACCAAACATCAGCAGTGATCCAAACCATGAACATCCTGACTCTCCCACGGACATACAAGATGGAAGAGCAGTCAGAGACACCATATGTCACAATCATTTCCTTTGACCCATCACCTCAACATGTTGAAAGAAGAATAAACAGATTTTTGGTTCAACTGGCTTTATTGGTCGCCTGTATTTCCTGtacacaaaatattaataagtatattattatgttgttcaaacactgaaataatttGTCCATCTCTGACCACTTCCCCCACCCTTAACTGATGTTCCAGCAGTAAAATCTCAATCTTGGTCTTTTGGATCTGCTGCTTGAAGTGTTCCATTTCCAAGTCgcatttttttactttcttgatCAAATAGGTCTTGTACAGCTGCTTTACAGGGAGCTattgaaacacagaaaatagcATTGACA is a genomic window containing:
- the LOC134637889 gene encoding putative nuclease HARBI1; the protein is MACPFFEEPVDVEAQILRKALRRERVIRARLDILSFPDDFLCERYRFSAQSIIYLNNILRPYIAHVTHRGHSLSSVHIICIALHFFANGSFLYNIGDAEHVSMATVCRAVRNVTVALKRLLYSFVVFPGHRHTRFIKEGFHKIAGFPGVIGCIDGTHIPIIAPSVNEGDYVNRKSFHSINVQIICDAANIITNVEAKWPGSVHDSRIFRECTLSTKFGHGEFTGYLLGDRGYPCLPYLLTPYPDPEPGPQQRYNLAHCRTRARLEMTIGMLKARFQCLQRLRVTPERACDIIVACVILHNIATIRGEHCPSEPNISSDPNHEHPDSPTDIQDGRAVRDTICHNHFL